Below is a genomic region from Spirosoma radiotolerans.
CCGCTAGACATTTTTATTTTCTGTCCATTAGTATCATTTTTCTAGAAAATAGTTTACAGAGTATGTTTGGTTAAATCATATCTTCTCTAAGAATTTAGGTTTGTCACATTATATAATATAAAAGCTAACTTGAACATGACCTTGTTTACAAATAGTGACGACCAACTTACTGTATTAGAGGAGAGACCTTTTAAGCTGGAAAGAGATATTCAGACTTTATTTGAAGCGAACTTGTTGACACTTATGTCATTAGAGCTTGTGAAATCTGAGTTTACAATAAAAAGTAGACGAATTGATACACTTGCATTTGATGCTTCCTCAATGGCTTTTGTAATAATTGAATATAAGCGTGATAGAAATGTAAGTGTTGTTGATCAAGGATTTACTTATTTGAGTTTGATGCTGGAGAACAGGGCTGATTTTATTGTAGAATATAGTGAGAATCTGAAGAAGCCACTTAAACGTAACGACGTTGATTGGTCACAATCACGAGTAGTTTTTGTCTCACCAAGTTTTACTGAAAACCAGATTCAAGCAACTAATTTTAAAGATATTGCAATTGAATTGTGGGAGATTAAACGATTCCAAAACGGCATTTTCGTTGTGAATCAGATCAAAAAGACTCCATCCGCAGAAAGCGTAAAAACTCTATCACAAAAGAATAATATTCTCAAGAAGATAACTGATGAAATTAAGGTATATACGGAACAAG
It encodes:
- a CDS encoding DUF5655 domain-containing protein, which produces MTLFTNSDDQLTVLEERPFKLERDIQTLFEANLLTLMSLELVKSEFTIKSRRIDTLAFDASSMAFVIIEYKRDRNVSVVDQGFTYLSLMLENRADFIVEYSENLKKPLKRNDVDWSQSRVVFVSPSFTENQIQATNFKDIAIELWEIKRFQNGIFVVNQIKKTPSAESVKTLSQKNNILKKITDEIKVYTEQDHINKASYIISELYEKYKNSILNLSDSVEVNPQKWYVAFKKVNNFAYIEILKKSIRITINLKAGQLDDPKGIAKDVSNIGHRGYGDYLVQVDEDSQIEYIMSLVKQAI